The following are encoded together in the Deltaproteobacteria bacterium genome:
- the clpP gene encoding ATP-dependent Clp endopeptidase proteolytic subunit ClpP, whose amino-acid sequence MNLVPIVVEQTSRGERSYDIYSRLLKDRIVFIGSPVDDDIANLVIAQLLFLEAEDPDKDINIYINSPGGVVTAGMAIYDTMQFIKPPVATVCLGQAASMAAVLLAGGAAGKRTALPNARILIHQPMGGTRGQATDIKIQAEEILRMREHLNMILSKHTGQPLDRISNDTERDYYMSSEQAKAYGIIDQVVAKRSAAPKPLVD is encoded by the coding sequence ATGAACCTGGTTCCCATCGTCGTCGAGCAGACCAGCCGCGGCGAACGTTCCTACGACATCTACTCCCGGCTCCTGAAGGACCGGATCGTCTTCATCGGGAGCCCGGTCGACGACGACATCGCCAACCTGGTGATCGCCCAGCTCCTCTTCCTCGAGGCGGAGGATCCGGACAAGGACATCAACATCTACATCAACTCCCCCGGCGGGGTCGTGACCGCGGGGATGGCGATCTACGACACGATGCAGTTCATCAAGCCCCCGGTGGCGACGGTCTGCCTCGGGCAGGCGGCGTCGATGGCGGCGGTCCTCCTGGCCGGCGGCGCGGCGGGGAAGCGGACGGCGCTGCCCAACGCCCGGATCCTGATCCACCAGCCGATGGGCGGGACGCGGGGACAGGCCACCGACATCAAGATCCAGGCCGAGGAGATCCTCCGGATGCGGGAGCACCTGAACATGATCCTGTCGAAGCACACGGGACAGCCGCTGGACCGGATCTCCAACGATACCGAGAGGGATTACTACATGTCCTCGGAGCAGGCGAAGGCGTATGGTATAATCGATCAGGTGGTCGCCAAGCGCAGCGCTGCTCCCAAACCGCTGGTCGACTGA